In Halosegnis marinus, one genomic interval encodes:
- the rimI gene encoding ribosomal protein S18-alanine N-acetyltransferase, with product MTTTTPDGDDVVTRRATRADLLAVFRIEKRSFPQPWPYAALEGFLGEPGFLVAETPEGIAGYVVADTVPNGGRALGHVKDIAVHPDRRGEGIGRRLLGEALSAMRDRRASRVKLEVRESNEPAIALYREFGFEVRRTLPRYYDDGEDAYVMTRRLQ from the coding sequence GTGACGACGACCACCCCCGACGGGGACGACGTGGTGACCCGGCGGGCGACCCGGGCCGACCTGCTCGCCGTCTTCCGCATCGAGAAGCGGTCGTTCCCCCAGCCGTGGCCCTACGCCGCGCTGGAGGGCTTCCTCGGGGAGCCGGGCTTCCTCGTCGCGGAGACGCCGGAGGGCATCGCGGGCTACGTCGTCGCCGACACCGTCCCGAACGGCGGGCGGGCGCTCGGCCACGTGAAGGACATCGCGGTCCACCCGGACCGGCGCGGCGAGGGCATCGGCCGGCGGCTGTTGGGCGAGGCGCTCTCGGCGATGCGCGACCGCCGCGCGAGCCGCGTCAAGCTCGAAGTGCGGGAGTCGAACGAGCCGGCCATCGCGCTGTACCGGGAGTTCGGCTTCGAGGTCCGGCGGACGCTCCCGCGCTACTACGACGACGGCGAGGACGCGTACGTGATGACCCGGCGGCTACAGTAG
- a CDS encoding DUF5810 domain-containing protein: MGYACPVCDDPQSDARHLANHLAFTAILGNADHEAWLDEHAPGWADEGERELAERVAAAADEREYPQVFEDTTGRMDSEHGGDDERSGKLFEGEGHEGHDHLSGHDHGHEGGVPHERAEVPRDPETEEVLAEARELTREMLAEEDEDEDAETDGA, from the coding sequence ATGGGCTACGCGTGTCCCGTCTGCGACGACCCGCAGTCCGACGCCCGTCACCTCGCGAACCACCTCGCCTTCACGGCCATCCTCGGGAACGCCGACCACGAGGCGTGGCTGGACGAGCACGCGCCCGGATGGGCCGACGAGGGCGAGCGCGAACTCGCCGAGCGGGTCGCCGCCGCCGCCGACGAGCGGGAGTACCCGCAGGTGTTCGAGGACACCACGGGACGCATGGACAGCGAACACGGGGGCGACGACGAGCGCTCGGGGAAACTGTTCGAGGGCGAGGGCCACGAGGGCCACGACCACCTATCCGGCCACGACCACGGGCACGAGGGGGGCGTCCCCCACGAGCGCGCCGAGGTACCGCGCGACCCCGAGACGGAGGAAGTGCTCGCGGAGGCGCGCGAACTGACCCGCGAGATGCTGGCCGAGGAGGACGAGGACGAGGACGCGGAGACGGACGGGGCGTAA
- a CDS encoding DUF5809 family protein: protein MHAEGLLAPATADEARAAYDDLAPAARTVVRETAKAMSFDRAEYGERVTADVVETALDALFASLLEVRVGSRAEFEAFAEEHPDLDRAVEGSDEVERVAWHAAPAADLLVAATFHEEEEAAVGTLRRQAFGKAYMDLL, encoded by the coding sequence ATGCACGCCGAGGGACTGCTCGCGCCGGCGACCGCCGACGAGGCGCGGGCGGCGTACGACGACCTCGCGCCCGCGGCCCGGACGGTCGTGCGCGAGACGGCGAAGGCGATGTCGTTCGACCGCGCGGAGTACGGCGAGCGCGTCACGGCCGACGTGGTCGAGACGGCGCTGGACGCGCTGTTCGCCTCGCTGCTGGAGGTGCGCGTCGGGTCGCGCGCGGAGTTCGAGGCGTTCGCCGAGGAGCACCCCGACCTCGACCGCGCGGTGGAGGGAAGCGACGAGGTGGAGCGGGTGGCGTGGCACGCCGCCCCCGCCGCGGACCTGCTCGTCGCGGCGACGTTCCACGAGGAGGAGGAGGCGGCGGTCGGGACGCTCCGCCGGCAGGCGTTCGGGAAGGCCTACATGGACCTGCTCTGA
- a CDS encoding NUDIX hydrolase, whose product MTDYADHDWPVVESRAEYETGWYTGGYDRVRQPDGTEKNYYWADLPAAVVVVAVAGDELVTVEQYRPAIREHCLELVAGIVEDGESYTTAGARELREEAGLDPAGVSLIEEFWCSTGVLRHKRGIVFAEGLEPTERKLDGNEFIDVTSVPVEEALERARAAPANDATIEGILLAKADGLL is encoded by the coding sequence ATGACCGACTACGCCGACCACGACTGGCCCGTGGTGGAGTCGCGCGCCGAGTACGAGACCGGCTGGTACACCGGCGGCTACGACCGCGTCCGCCAGCCCGACGGCACCGAGAAGAACTACTACTGGGCCGACCTGCCCGCCGCCGTCGTCGTCGTCGCCGTCGCGGGCGACGAGCTCGTGACGGTCGAGCAGTACCGGCCCGCCATCCGCGAGCACTGTCTCGAACTCGTCGCCGGCATCGTCGAGGACGGCGAGTCGTACACGACCGCCGGGGCGCGCGAGCTCCGCGAGGAGGCCGGCCTCGACCCCGCCGGCGTCTCGCTGATAGAGGAGTTCTGGTGTTCGACGGGCGTGCTCCGCCACAAGCGCGGCATCGTCTTCGCGGAGGGGCTGGAGCCGACGGAGCGCAAGCTCGACGGCAACGAGTTCATCGACGTGACGAGCGTCCCCGTCGAGGAGGCGCTCGAACGCGCCCGCGCCGCCCCCGCGAACGACGCCACTATCGAGGGAATCCTGCTGGCGAAGGCGGACGGGCTACTGTAG